The genomic region AATTTATGTTTTATCCGGAACTGTTGTTAACTTGTTACCAACAGTCTGATGCCAATGTGTGAGAGGGGTGGGTGGGGGATAAATTGATCAATAGTCTGCCTAATCTTTTAAACCGAAAATGGATAGTTCGCAGAACAATTTGTCAATGACTAGAACATTGAATATTTTTCCCTATGTTGTGCTCCTCATTCTGTTGGATGCTAATGCAACTGTATTTCAGATGGGATTTTAGAGATCAAGGCATCCCATGATTCCTATTCTAAAGTTCTTGAAGAAGAATTGATTTGTTTTGGTACAGCTAACTTTGGACTAGAGGCTGTACTTCACTTGATTCCTGGCGCTACCTGTTTATAATTACAGTTAAGGTGTGCATGAAGATTGGACCATAATTTAAAGTAAAAATGCTCTAAGAAACCAAGAAAGAAGGAATACATGGTGAGATCAAGGTATCCCTCTTCAAATATCAAATTCCTGTGTGTGGGTGATATACGATTCTAATTTCCTCTTGAATCATTGCATGAATTGCTTACAAAAACCAACAACAATCTACTGACGAGTGAGTTACTTATATGGAGAAAGATGGAACGAACCGATATTACTTCTAGCAAACCAAAGAAGCACACAAATGCAAATTCCAAAAGAAGAAAAAAGGATGGAATGAAAAAAAGGATGGAATCCTATTATAGGCTTATAGCTAACGATTCTTGACAGCAAATGGTAGTGTTTGTAAATGTTTCAGTTTTGTGGAATGTAATGATTACCAGAACAATGTTTGTTCAATGTTTGTTGTTTCGATTTGTCTTGTTTTTTTTTTTAATTGCTAAAGGACTATTATAAAGCGAAACCTTTAAAACAACCTGTTCCGAAAAGATCAAAAGTGATAGCTGAACCTATAGCAAGGGGAAAGTCTGAATCCCAGAAACTAGGTCTCGCACAATGGTGACCGAGGTTGGCAAGAGCGTTGGCAGCAAAGTTGGCTTCACAGAAATTATGCTGGAAGTGAATGCGATGGAAAGAGCTTACAATCCGAAGCCTCCAGTGACATTTAAACTTCCCATTAACACAATTGATGATTAACAAAAAGTCACCTTCCACCAGAAGATCTTGGATTCCCATTTCTTGTGCTCTAAGAAGACTATCTCTGAGTGCAGTAGCTTCTGCAATGGGAACAGTTGTCTTCCTAAGTTTTCGAGTAGAAGCAATTAAAGGGCACTCAGCATCAGAAGTTTGTTGGATAACTGAGCCATCAAAGTTAATCTTGACTTGGCCTTGAGGAGGGGGATTCCACTTGATGTTGAGCCTTGAGCCGGTATTGCTAGGGGAGGAATTGATGCGGTTTGGAGTAGCACAGTGATAGGTTGCAGCACAAGCCACAACTGCATGATGAGAGAAAATTTTGTTCCTAAACACATAATCATTACCTTTATGCCAAATCTGCCGGCACAAAGTAAAAATCTTCCCAAACTTAGAAGCATCAAAGGGATTATTAATAAAAAGGTCATGCAGCTTTTGGGCCAAGTTATCAGAATTGCAGAAATCTCTGCAATTAGCAAGATTCCAAACTTGATCAGTTCTACAACATTTACAGAAAAGATGAGAGATAGTTTCTCCCTCCTGATCACACAAAGGACACAAGTTATTAGGAGTAATATCAAACCTGTGCAGTCTGCTTCTAGTCTTTGACCTACCCCTTAGAAGGAGCCAACCAAAAACTTTAATTTTGGGAGCCAAATCTAATGTCCAAACTTTTTTCAGCAGAGAAGAATATTCATGAGGTTCAACCTCAGAATTTTGTATCCAAGTTGCAGACTTAATCGTAAATTCCCCATTGGGGCTGCAACCCCAAACAAAAGAATCTTGCTGAGAATTCATTGGAATAGGAATGCCACAAATTTGATCCACAGTATTTGTATCCAAAACAGTAAGTAATTTCTCCCTGTTCCAAGCGTTGTTAACAATGTAATCAGCCACAGAATCACTCCATTGAACGTAGTTCAATGCAAAGAAGCGGGGGCACCCTAGTTTTAATACTTCATTGAATCATGAGAATAAAGGTAAAAACACAAATTTCTTCCACTGACACAGAAAAATGAACTGTGAGATATATTAGTATAATAATTATAACAAATTGAACAAAACATTGTTAATACTCGCTAAGCACATTGATTGAGCAGTTGCCGTGGTGGTCAATACATATGGGAGCAACAATTTCCAACTGTAATATGTAGCCACAACATACACGTTGAAAGGTGACAAGAATTTTCAAAGAACAATAATTTTTCTATGCAGATGCCCTGCAGTGGATCCTCCTGCTCCATCATGATCATGATCATGAAACATAAGTGTCAAAATTCCCACCAAACAGAGCACAGATCCAACAAGAAGTTTGTCATATCGCTCCACCCAGTGAAATTTGAGCTGGCTGGCACCATAGAATGAGAGAGCAACCAATGAAGTCATCACTGTTATGGTGCTGTAATTTCAGAATACAATGCAAGAATTGCGTCAGTGAAACAAGTTGCGAAAATATTTATCAATTGCAAAACCACACAGAACAGCATTACAGCGGAACAACAAAACATTTTCCTAGGCCGACGAACCAATCAACTGATGTGCAAGGTTACCAGAAATCATTTAACATTAGTACCGTGGTTAAAAACAATAAGTACTACAGTCAACTCTAGACATTCAAGTAGCTAAACAATTTCATAGACTTACAAAATCCAGTTAGGTAATCAGTTCATCTAGAACATCAAAATGGAAACCTAAAATCTATCTCATTCGCCTTTCCTATTCACTCTGGCTGTCACAAAGTGCTGAGAAGATTAATACCTGATATGAGCACAAAGTGCTATGTTTATAATGTGTTTCCTACCCTATTTAGCTATGATATTCTCATAATAATGTCATTTCTAACATGTTTTGTGATTGTAAAGGACATGAGAGCATAAATCAAGAAAAGAATGCTAAATCATGGAAATAACCGAAAAATGCAGAAAAAGACGGTGAAGCCTTCTTGTAGTCCAAGGAAGGAAGAAGAAAGCCCAAAAAAAGGCACAAGCTGTCCAAGGAAGCAGAAAAGTCAAACATGTGCTCCTAAAGAAGAAAAGTCAAACATTTCTCCTAGTCCCACATCATTTTTGAAGAGAAGTTCCACCAAGATATCCTCTATATATAGACAGCCTTGGGTACTTCTCAAATCATCATTCATTCACACAAAATTCAGGGAAACACATAGCTCTGCTGAGCAGCCTCTCCCTCTCTTTTGCTGAGTTTCTTCCTCCCTTGCCAAAGCCTTGTCGGACGTTCCACAAGAGCAGCAACTTTGGAGCCTTGAAGCCGGAGCACTTTTTAGATGTCTACAAGCTTCTTGAAGACTGATAAAGTGTAACCCTACCTCTGTTTTTGTTTAGTTTTCCTTTACAATTTCATAAACATGTTTTCGGTTTTCAAATATTGGATTTGATGTTGTTTCGATGGATATGTTAGTAAATTCTGAATTTTAGTTAAGCATGTTAAAGTTTCGTTAATGATATTTTTAGCAATCTGATCTTGTCAATTCATAGGTTAGAAAGTATGTGTTGTTGTTTGATATACCTATGTTAGAATGCATGCTAACTAATGCCATGATTTATGCTAAGCCTCGTAGGTAAGTGTAGATCTTCAGTGGTGGAAGCTGTGTCACAGATATAGCTGCATACATATACTATGCAATTCCCTGTTGTGACGTTCATAATATAATTGTGTTCAATCTCGTTCTATAGATCTTAAAGACTCATGTTAAGTGTAGACAGATACTTGTAGTATTGATAGCAGCCTTGCATGAGATGTCCTAGTTCTAGACATTCTGTGCTAGGGACAAGTATGTAGAACTATAAAATGCATGACCTTGTAGGCTTGTATTTTGAGATTGTTTCTAGTTCTCTGAATCGGCATGTTATCGGATTGCTAAGGTTGAAATGTGATCTTTGATGTGTGGCCAGAATCTAGGTTTCTCTCTTAGTTTAGCTTTTATCTTTAGCTTTTAGTAAGAACATTAGAACAAACCTCAAAACCCCCTGTTTACCTTGTACCATATGTATATTTGTAAGTAAAGACTTGTAAATATTTGTATTGATAACTCCTGACTTTTTACATGACCATTGTCACAAGACCACCTTTAGTCCCCGAATTGATCGAACCTTATTTGCCTTATACTACAATTGTCAAAAAAGATTCTTAATTGTCGCATCCCCGGTAACAGGGTACCCTAGGTTACGAACAACCTGATAAAAAGGCCGGGAGTAGGAAGAGTAGGAAAAGAGGATGTGGTGATCACTCCTTTGCAATGAGCATATGATGTCACCAACAAATCTAATTCGATCCATTATACTGTCAAAACCATAGATTGCCGTGCTTTGTTGCACTCGGGAGTCAGGGCTGCAAATTGATACAATTAAATGCTATTTTGAAGAAAGCCACGTGGAAAGGCTAAAATATTCATAGGGTTAATTTGAACGAAAGAAATGAGTGCTCTTTGGGGTAGAGAACCATGGCACGGAATTAAATTTTGATGTTAACCTGAATTGCTTCAGAATTTAGGGGTCTCCCAGCTATTCAGATCGACTGAAAGGCTTCTGCGTGCTAACTTTTCTACGGTGTAAGCTTTATATATATTGACTTGGTGCTTGTAATACTTTGTGCTACTACTACTGCAACAAGCTTTCTGTATTTTAGGACTTCACTTCCGTCTTCCGGCCCACTGCTATGTTTCTGCTCATAATAAATTAAATCTAGTTCATGCTATTATATATAATTTATCTCCGATGGCTGATAAATCTTTATTTCAAATTGCAAAAGCTCGCAAGGGAACAATAAGATTTCCAACTGGTGGAAACAACAGTGCATACTAAGTAGATATGTTGCCCAAGAAAAAAGGTGATATAATTAATTAGTTAGGATTGTGGCCTATATGTTTCTAATAGGGGAGGCACAGACAGTTAAACTTACATTGCATATAGAGAGCACTTAGCATTATAAATATTATTTTTACCCATGTACTTGCTACGGAAAGACCAAAAAAAATACCAGTTAACACTTGGCACTAAACCAAGTCACAATTCAATAATTAAAGAGATAAACACAAAAAACACATATGAATCCATAAATTATACCTGAATAGCAGCACTATGATAGCAAGCACCATCATAGAAGATGAATTGCCCACAGCAAGAAATACCGGAAGTGTGGTTGCACAAGGAGACAAGGCAGGAACAAGGACGAGCCCAGCAACAGCCATTTTTTCCATGGGTTGGTTGTGTGAATGACTGTGACCACCTTTTCCGGATAAAAACAACAAAATGTAACCACCACCAAGAAATACGAGCAAAAGTGAGGCAAGTTTATGAACAGTTTCCTCGCCAGCAATGGTATTTGCCATGGTGACCGCTGTAATACCAAGTATTGAAGTGGATATTACATGCAAAACTGCTCCAAATGCAGCTGCGCAATAAAATTACAAAAAGTGAACAAGAATCCTGAAAGCAGTCCTAATTATGAATAAATAATCAATGACTTTTGAGCCTTTTCAGAAACACTCTCCTACCAGAGAACTCAAAACTAATTTCACAGAGATGACCCCAAACGTACTAATTGATGGTGTAATCTTGTTGTATCGATGTTCAATTTACATTGGCTAACTTAGAGTTCTGTATTAATAATAAAAAGAGTGAAGGTATAGAAGACTATAAACATGTCAACGTCCTCAGACTACTCATACATAGTTATCTTATGTGCGAAACTTTTTTTCTTTCAAATGAATATGGAGAGAAAAAGTGATAAATAAATGCATTCTATAGTGTTATGTAGTGGATGTCAGCTTACGAACATGTAAGGAGACTTGTGTTTAGAGTTGGTGTGAAGGGAAGAGAGTACAAATTGTACAGCTCATGATCTAAACAGACCCAGTCTTGTTGCGGCAATGCAGGAATTGGAAAGGGTGGTTTGCAGATAACTAAGGTACTACAGATCTGTGGAGTATGTATTTATTTTAACGGAACTAATTTAGCAATATGAACTGTACTTGCTCCACTGTGTAAGTCGGTAAAGATAAAAGCAGCAGCTAAATGAAGCTAGGAGCAAGGCATATAGAGCATTGCTGTTGGTACAATGCTCAGAATGTCATTGAAAATACCAAGAAGTAATATATGATGAATTAGAAAGAAGCAGAAGCTAGGGAACGTACTGACGAAGAGAGTGCGGGAGAGAGTCCATTTCTGGGCGCGGCCGACGATCGAGAAAGGGAGCCAATGCGTCGGTATGAAGGAATGCAACAGCGACACCGTTGCGATGCCTCCGATCGTCGACAGATCTTCTGCACTGAAATTCTCCATTCTCTCTCTCTCTCTCTCTACTTCAAACACAGATGGACAGCGATAATCTTGTTCAGGTAGATTTGTGTTGTCGGAATCAATGAAACCGGGAATATTGTGATTTTCGAGATCAAGATTTCTCAGCACCCACGAAAACCGACTTCTTAACAAATCCAGAGAGCGCACCCTTCCATTTAATCTCTACTATATTAAAAAATCAGGCCTTTTTAGTGTAAGCCTTCACCAATTTTTTTAACTCTCCGTATTATCTATTATGAAAAAACGGTTCATATAGAAAATATGTTAAATAAACCAAAAACAGAAATTATGAGATTACAATAGAGAAAAATATGAAACGGGATGATAAGATGGTAGCAGTTTCATTTTACTTTTAGTGAAGCATTTCAAATAGAACTGCTCTTCAACCACTTTCACGTGACGGGTAAAATACTAGTACTCTATAATCAAACTCATTAGTCATTATTTTTTTTGTTGGTCTGATATAATCAAATTGGGATCACTTCTCAATTTATAATCAAATTGGGATCACTTCTCAATTTACTAGTTTAGGTTTAGTTATATTAGGAGTATTGCTCATCGCCTCAACCTATGATATTTTTATAAGTTTATAAACAAATTAGTATCGATATATAATCAAAATATTGAGGTGTCATTTACGGGTTAAAAAATACATTTCGTAATAATTTAAGTAACATTCAAAGTATTTAAACCATCAAATATATCTCACGCGTGTGACTTCAACGAAAAACTAACATATGAACCATATTAGGTAACTAAGTAACAACGCAATATTTGAGGTACTATTTCAAGTATGAAAATTAGTAGGTACAAAAAATACATTTTGAAATAATTCAGGTTATCATTTTAAGGTTTTACTCAC from Fragaria vesca subsp. vesca linkage group LG3, FraVesHawaii_1.0, whole genome shotgun sequence harbors:
- the LOC101297333 gene encoding uncharacterized protein LOC101297333, producing the protein MENFSAEDLSTIGGIATVSLLHSFIPTHWLPFSIVGRAQKWTLSRTLFVTAFGAVLHVISTSILGITAVTMANTIAGEETVHKLASLLLVFLGGGYILLFLSGKGGHSHSHNQPMEKMAVAGLVLVPALSPCATTLPVFLAVGNSSSMMVLAIIVLLFSTITVMTSLVALSFYGASQLKFHWVERYDKLLVGSVLCLVGILTLMFHDHDHDGAGGSTAGHLHRKIIVL